A window of the Bdellovibrio sp. ZAP7 genome harbors these coding sequences:
- a CDS encoding formylglycine-generating enzyme family protein, producing MGRSWKILISSLLISSFCSSVFANDSLIKIPAGEFKFPALLNKTSVKVAEFFLDKHAVTNAQYLAFVKSNPNWKKSQVKTIFADAEYLQYWPSDVSFGDSRLANAPVVRVSWFAARAYCESQGKRLPSLNEWEYVGLGTYKGQKTIQGTILEWYGKTSEWPLPQVAKNEANSYGLHDLHGLIWEWVEDFNSSLVTGESRADSALDKNLFCGAGASGAADPADYAAFMRYAFRSSLQAKYTIQNLGFRCAKDKE from the coding sequence ATGGGCAGGAGTTGGAAAATTCTCATCTCGAGTTTATTGATCTCCAGCTTCTGTTCCTCTGTGTTCGCGAACGATTCTTTAATCAAAATACCTGCGGGAGAATTTAAGTTTCCCGCACTCTTAAATAAGACCTCCGTCAAAGTGGCGGAGTTTTTTCTTGATAAACATGCTGTTACAAATGCGCAGTACTTGGCATTTGTAAAATCCAATCCCAACTGGAAAAAATCCCAGGTTAAAACTATTTTTGCTGACGCCGAATACCTGCAGTACTGGCCTTCTGATGTTTCCTTTGGAGACTCGCGCTTGGCAAATGCTCCGGTAGTTCGGGTCAGCTGGTTTGCGGCAAGAGCTTATTGTGAAAGTCAGGGCAAACGTCTTCCGAGCTTGAATGAATGGGAATATGTGGGCCTTGGTACTTACAAAGGACAAAAAACTATTCAAGGCACCATCCTTGAATGGTACGGAAAAACCTCCGAATGGCCTTTGCCGCAAGTCGCAAAAAATGAAGCGAACTCCTATGGACTTCACGATCTGCATGGATTGATTTGGGAATGGGTTGAAGACTTTAATTCTTCGCTGGTAACTGGGGAATCCCGCGCAGACAGCGCCTTGGATAAGAACCTGTTCTGCGGAGCCGGGGCTTCAGGTGCGGCGGATCCAGCGGATTACGCGGCTTTTATGCGCTATGCATTTCGCAGCAGTTTACAAGCCAAATATACGATTCAAAATCTAGGTTTTAGATGTGCAAAAGATAAGGAATAA
- a CDS encoding Crp/Fnr family transcriptional regulator, with protein sequence MGDLAHKLHNLEIFSSVRERDLQEMAYYMKLLPLPSRELVFEKDDPIQYIYLILSGSVKIQECTAAGDVKIFNFLGRGEFLGITMASLPLPKYPATVRCQEDCVLVQIPLDFFNHTLLNIPRVKSEVTRQITDRFLEFQNDLCKSSCLVSNRMADFLLRMLEKQPRASQKRIQMPLTRFDISLKIGAKSETVIRILSEWTKKGWLKTDEKHIEVIDKKALEEVRNDRPTKKTSRRASNHTSHA encoded by the coding sequence ATGGGTGATTTGGCACATAAATTACATAATTTAGAAATATTCAGCTCGGTGCGCGAGCGCGATTTACAGGAAATGGCTTATTATATGAAGCTACTTCCTTTGCCCAGCCGGGAGCTCGTCTTTGAAAAGGATGATCCCATTCAATATATCTATCTGATCCTTTCGGGATCTGTAAAAATCCAGGAATGCACGGCTGCAGGAGACGTAAAGATCTTTAACTTTCTGGGCCGAGGTGAGTTTCTAGGAATCACCATGGCAAGTTTGCCGTTACCCAAATATCCCGCAACCGTGCGTTGCCAGGAAGATTGCGTACTTGTTCAGATCCCTCTGGATTTCTTTAATCACACGCTTTTGAACATTCCTCGGGTGAAAAGCGAAGTCACAAGACAAATTACGGACCGCTTTTTGGAATTTCAAAATGACCTCTGCAAATCAAGTTGTTTGGTCTCAAACCGCATGGCTGATTTTCTGTTGCGCATGCTGGAAAAGCAGCCCCGCGCTTCGCAAAAGCGTATTCAAATGCCTCTGACCCGCTTTGATATCTCCCTTAAGATCGGTGCTAAAAGTGAAACGGTGATCCGCATCTTAAGCGAATGGACAAAAAAAGGTTGGCTTAAAACCGACGAAAAGCACATCGAAGTCATAGATAAAAAAGCCCTTGAGGAGGTCCGCAATGATCGACCTACTAAAAAAACTTCGCGAAGAGCATCAAATCATACTTCACATGCTTGA
- a CDS encoding SCO family protein: MKKQIIPLCFLVAGLYSTAQATHDHSDHKGHAQQDAKQTASAPLSGDSLFNTNASFKDQNGNAIKLESFRGHPVVISMAYTGCAYTCPMILTQMQQVEKAIEKTGRKDVQFVLITFDYMNDTPTILKAYAQRKNLSGNWKLLTSASDKEPREISNLLGIKYKKMEGGDYDHSFVITVLDSEGVIKGRQVGAKGDTETLVGYLPK; the protein is encoded by the coding sequence ATGAAAAAACAAATCATCCCCCTTTGCTTCTTAGTGGCCGGACTTTATTCAACAGCGCAAGCCACTCATGATCACAGTGATCACAAAGGCCATGCCCAACAGGACGCAAAGCAAACGGCCAGCGCTCCGCTTTCGGGAGACTCGCTGTTTAATACGAACGCTAGTTTTAAAGATCAAAACGGCAACGCTATTAAGCTTGAATCGTTCCGTGGTCATCCAGTAGTGATTTCTATGGCTTACACGGGCTGTGCTTACACTTGTCCGATGATTTTAACTCAAATGCAGCAAGTGGAAAAAGCGATCGAGAAAACTGGCAGAAAAGACGTGCAATTTGTTTTGATTACTTTTGACTATATGAATGACACTCCCACAATTCTTAAAGCATATGCGCAAAGGAAAAACTTAAGCGGAAATTGGAAGCTTCTAACTTCTGCAAGTGACAAGGAACCACGTGAAATTTCCAATCTTTTAGGGATTAAGTATAAAAAAATGGAGGGTGGGGATTACGATCACTCTTTTGTTATCACGGTTCTTGACTCTGAAGGCGTGATCAAAGGCCGTCAGGTCGGTGCCAAAGGGGATACAGAAACTTTGGTTGGTTACTTACCGAAATAA
- the nrdG gene encoding anaerobic ribonucleoside-triphosphate reductase activating protein, which produces MQIFKYDIVFQEVPHHISLAFYVCGCPLKCPGCHSTELWSEKNGYKLDIPLFNEIIDRYHDRITTVLFLGGEWRESELIEFLKTARERNLLTAFYTGAADASPALKSHLDFLKVGPWRRELGGLDSPSTNQIFYDLKNNRILNHLFQREHNKEIPHDPTHP; this is translated from the coding sequence ATGCAGATTTTCAAGTACGACATCGTTTTTCAAGAAGTCCCCCATCACATCTCCCTGGCATTCTATGTTTGTGGCTGCCCGTTAAAATGTCCCGGCTGCCACTCGACGGAATTGTGGAGCGAGAAAAACGGCTACAAACTCGACATCCCACTATTCAATGAAATCATCGACAGATACCACGACCGTATTACCACCGTTCTATTTTTAGGTGGAGAGTGGCGTGAGTCTGAACTTATCGAGTTTCTAAAGACTGCTCGAGAAAGAAACCTATTAACCGCATTTTACACCGGCGCTGCTGACGCCTCCCCCGCTTTAAAGTCACATTTGGATTTTTTAAAAGTCGGCCCCTGGCGCAGAGAACTTGGGGGACTAGATTCCCCTTCAACCAATCAAATCTTTTACGACCTAAAAAACAATCGAATTCTTAATCATCTTTTTCAACGTGAACACAACAAGGAGATCCCCCATGATCCGACTCACCCCTGA
- the nirK gene encoding copper-containing nitrite reductase: MMLALSFISYGANAADEVKGEEVAVLTDAPLVPPPITRKNPTKVIVNLETKEVKMRLAEGVDYTFWTFGGKVPGKFIRIREGDQVEFHLHNHPSSKLPHNIDLHGVTGQGGGAEGSFTAPGHSSTFNFKALNPGLYVYHCATAPVGMHIANGMYGLILVEPKEGLPKVDREYYVMQSEIYTKGKYGAPGLQPFSMTKAVEEKADYVLFNGSVGALTGDKALTAKVGEKVRLFVGNGGPNLVSSFHVIGEIFDKVYVEGGKLVNENVQTTLIPAGGSSIVEFKLDTTGTFILVDHSIFRAFNKGALGMLKVEGDANKDVYSGKTHDGIYLPEGGVIQEMGAEAPKPIPAKTLEERLSGGKRIFETSCFACHQMNGQGLPGAFPPLAKSDFLNNNKTKAISAVIHGLEGPVKVNGKEFNSVMPAQVLTDEDTANVLTYVYSMWGNSKKVVTPDEVKAVRAQGKAK, from the coding sequence ATGATGTTGGCGCTATCATTCATTTCTTACGGAGCAAATGCCGCTGACGAAGTTAAGGGGGAAGAAGTTGCCGTTCTTACAGATGCGCCCCTCGTTCCTCCTCCGATCACGCGTAAAAATCCAACGAAAGTAATCGTTAATCTGGAAACAAAAGAAGTAAAAATGCGACTGGCCGAAGGTGTGGATTACACTTTTTGGACATTCGGGGGGAAAGTTCCCGGTAAGTTCATTCGTATCCGCGAAGGGGATCAAGTGGAGTTCCATCTTCACAACCATCCTTCCAGCAAGCTTCCGCACAATATCGACTTGCACGGGGTGACTGGACAAGGTGGCGGTGCCGAAGGTTCCTTCACAGCGCCCGGCCACAGTTCAACTTTTAATTTTAAAGCCTTAAACCCAGGCCTTTACGTTTATCACTGTGCAACTGCTCCTGTTGGGATGCATATCGCAAATGGTATGTACGGTTTGATTTTGGTCGAACCTAAAGAAGGCCTTCCAAAAGTGGACCGCGAATACTATGTCATGCAAAGTGAGATTTATACGAAAGGTAAATACGGAGCACCGGGCTTGCAACCTTTCAGCATGACGAAAGCGGTTGAAGAAAAAGCCGACTACGTTTTATTCAACGGGAGTGTCGGGGCATTGACAGGTGATAAAGCCCTGACTGCCAAAGTGGGCGAGAAAGTTCGTCTCTTTGTGGGTAATGGTGGACCGAACTTGGTGTCTTCATTCCACGTCATCGGTGAGATCTTCGATAAGGTCTATGTCGAGGGCGGAAAACTGGTAAATGAAAACGTGCAAACGACTCTGATCCCAGCGGGTGGGTCTTCAATCGTTGAGTTTAAATTGGATACGACAGGAACATTTATCCTGGTGGACCACTCCATCTTCCGTGCCTTTAATAAAGGTGCGTTGGGGATGTTGAAAGTTGAGGGTGATGCTAATAAAGATGTTTACTCCGGTAAAACTCATGATGGTATCTATCTGCCAGAGGGTGGCGTGATTCAAGAAATGGGTGCTGAAGCGCCAAAACCTATTCCAGCCAAAACTTTGGAAGAACGTCTTTCTGGTGGTAAACGTATTTTTGAAACTTCCTGCTTTGCTTGCCATCAAATGAATGGTCAAGGTTTGCCAGGAGCTTTCCCTCCACTGGCAAAATCGGATTTCTTAAATAACAACAAAACGAAAGCAATCTCTGCAGTGATCCATGGTCTTGAAGGACCGGTGAAAGTGAATGGCAAAGAGTTTAATTCTGTGATGCCAGCACAAGTTTTGACTGATGAAGACACTGCGAATGTTTTGACTTACGTATATAGCATGTGGGGCAACTCCAAAAAAGTGGTTACTCCAGACGAAGTTAAAGCGGTTCGTGCTCAAGGAAAAGCGAAGTAA
- the nrdD gene encoding anaerobic ribonucleoside-triphosphate reductase codes for MIRLTPEQIESKIKFIDGYKSAQNAAEGSKLDANANVTHKNIATLEAEINKDINIQINRTLVARKIAEIFGSPLAKEYIRQIEEHEIYVHDETSLKPYCASISMYPLLLDGLKNLGGESKAPQHLESFCGCFVNLIFAISSQFAGAVASVEWLMYFDHFAAKDYGPDYLNTHRKIINNHLQHVVYAINQPAAARGYQSVFWNISVYDEYYFKSLFGDFVFPDGTKPSWNRVEKLQGHFMSWFNQERKNAILTFPVVTAAMLTDKEGPRDQAFAKMCATELSQGNSFFMYMSESADSLASCCRLRNEISDNTFSYSLGAGGVATGSINVITINMNRLVQKNINLKTMVEKVQKYQVAYRRLMQEYYEANLLSAYSAGFISLDKQFLTIGINGMVEAAEYFGLKVENAREYKDFVRGQLKVIYDANKEAKSKYGYMFNTEFVPAENLGVKNAQWDRKDGLYVPRPCYNSYFYVVENEDVNALDKMTLHGHEMMQYLDGGSALHLNLEETLTPEGFLKLIQAAAKSGCNYWCVNIKITICNECEHIDKRTLYACSSCGSENIDHATRVIGYLKRISAFSSARQKEAARRFYHATSPAPSLAGKPIPKSTAPESMYTPHRLNETDKVPEQFPQIGV; via the coding sequence ATGATCCGACTCACCCCTGAGCAAATCGAGAGTAAAATTAAATTCATTGATGGCTATAAATCAGCGCAAAATGCTGCTGAAGGTTCAAAGCTTGATGCGAACGCCAACGTCACCCATAAAAACATCGCAACGTTGGAGGCGGAAATTAATAAAGACATCAATATTCAAATCAACCGCACCCTGGTCGCCAGAAAGATCGCAGAAATCTTTGGATCACCGCTCGCCAAAGAATACATTCGTCAAATCGAAGAGCACGAGATCTACGTGCACGATGAAACGTCGTTAAAACCCTATTGTGCATCGATTTCGATGTATCCCCTGCTGCTAGATGGTCTAAAAAACCTAGGTGGAGAATCCAAAGCCCCCCAACACTTAGAAAGCTTCTGTGGCTGCTTTGTGAATCTAATCTTTGCGATTTCCTCGCAGTTTGCCGGAGCCGTCGCAAGTGTTGAGTGGCTGATGTACTTTGATCACTTTGCGGCCAAGGACTACGGTCCTGACTATTTAAACACGCACAGAAAAATCATTAACAATCATTTACAGCACGTGGTCTATGCAATCAATCAACCGGCTGCGGCGCGGGGATATCAATCCGTCTTCTGGAATATCTCAGTTTACGATGAATACTATTTCAAATCCTTGTTCGGAGATTTTGTTTTCCCAGACGGCACAAAACCCAGCTGGAACCGAGTCGAAAAACTCCAAGGTCATTTCATGAGCTGGTTTAATCAGGAAAGAAAAAATGCGATCCTAACCTTCCCGGTCGTTACCGCTGCAATGTTAACGGATAAAGAAGGCCCTCGGGACCAGGCGTTTGCGAAAATGTGCGCAACCGAATTAAGTCAGGGCAATAGCTTTTTCATGTATATGAGTGAGTCCGCTGACAGCCTGGCCAGCTGTTGCCGCTTACGTAATGAAATTTCAGACAATACCTTTAGCTATTCTTTGGGAGCTGGCGGTGTCGCCACCGGGTCCATCAATGTCATCACCATCAATATGAATCGTTTGGTTCAAAAAAATATCAATCTTAAAACCATGGTTGAAAAAGTTCAAAAGTACCAAGTGGCCTACCGTCGCTTGATGCAAGAGTATTACGAGGCAAACCTGTTAAGTGCTTACTCTGCCGGATTTATTTCCCTGGACAAACAGTTTTTAACTATTGGAATCAATGGGATGGTCGAAGCTGCCGAATACTTTGGCTTAAAAGTTGAAAACGCCCGGGAGTATAAAGACTTCGTTCGTGGACAGTTAAAAGTCATCTATGACGCCAATAAGGAAGCCAAATCAAAATACGGCTATATGTTTAATACTGAATTTGTTCCTGCAGAAAACTTGGGAGTAAAAAACGCCCAATGGGATCGCAAAGACGGCTTATATGTGCCACGCCCTTGCTATAATTCTTATTTTTATGTCGTAGAAAATGAAGATGTAAATGCATTAGACAAAATGACCTTACACGGTCACGAGATGATGCAGTATCTGGACGGAGGATCTGCCCTGCATTTAAATCTGGAAGAAACTCTGACCCCTGAAGGATTTTTGAAGCTGATTCAAGCCGCAGCGAAATCAGGATGCAATTACTGGTGTGTGAATATCAAAATCACGATCTGCAATGAGTGTGAGCATATTGATAAAAGAACTCTTTATGCCTGCTCCTCATGTGGCAGTGAAAATATTGATCACGCCACACGAGTGATTGGGTATTTAAAACGGATCTCTGCATTTAGCTCGGCTCGCCAGAAAGAGGCCGCCCGACGTTTCTATCATGCTACTTCACCCGCACCATCTTTGGCAGGAAAACCCATCCCCAAATCAACAGCCCCAGAATCCATGTATACGCCGCATAGATTAAATGAGACTGATAAAGTGCCGGAGCAATTCCCGCAGATAGGCGTGTAA
- a CDS encoding Crp/Fnr family transcriptional regulator — protein sequence MKERPTDNCPICSSHEEKVTNQVLNFLQKKTFAKNTMIFDQQEDARGLYLVAKGSVKISKVSPAGKEIVLQILGPGKTFGEGSILGQDKNADAATALEASEVFYIPKKDFQTILAESPLLYQSVVTSLVRWMDNLNTVIENINTPSAKDRVWMHICRLGEQQAKPLIKLDGKKHDVALMLGLRPETFSRALAELEEEGLIRMNHKQIQIIERVESN from the coding sequence ATGAAAGAGCGTCCGACCGATAATTGCCCCATCTGCTCAAGCCACGAAGAAAAAGTGACTAATCAAGTCCTCAATTTTCTGCAAAAAAAAACCTTTGCTAAAAATACGATGATCTTTGATCAACAGGAAGATGCCCGTGGTCTTTACTTGGTTGCGAAAGGTTCCGTGAAGATTTCTAAAGTTTCCCCGGCTGGGAAGGAAATCGTTTTACAAATTCTAGGTCCGGGCAAAACTTTCGGTGAAGGCAGCATCCTGGGTCAGGATAAAAATGCTGATGCAGCCACGGCATTGGAAGCTTCGGAAGTTTTCTATATCCCTAAAAAAGACTTTCAAACGATTTTGGCGGAAAGCCCTCTACTTTATCAGTCGGTCGTTACGTCTTTGGTACGCTGGATGGATAATCTAAATACGGTTATCGAGAATATCAATACACCGTCTGCGAAAGACCGAGTCTGGATGCATATCTGCCGCTTGGGTGAACAACAGGCAAAGCCCCTGATCAAACTTGATGGCAAAAAGCACGACGTTGCGTTGATGCTAGGACTGCGCCCAGAAACTTTCTCTCGCGCTTTGGCGGAACTGGAAGAAGAAGGTCTGATTCGCATGAACCATAAACAGATCCAGATCATAGAACGCGTCGAATCTAACTAG
- a CDS encoding nitric-oxide reductase large subunit, with amino-acid sequence MGNRRLWLLFTFVVVASFAVLGYYGSEIYRQAPPIPKQVVTTTGEVVFTAEQIKDGQNVWQSIGGQQVGSIWGHGAYVAPDWSADWLHREAVFMVNELAQSQHQKKFDDLSDEDKAAITKRLQNEIRKNSYNVETGVLTISPARAAAIRENSRHYSEIFMDGPDGDKLRGAYAIPKNAIKSTDRMGMMNAFFFWTSWACVTERPGHDITYTNNWPPDKLVGNEATGSLLLWTGFSVILLLAGIALLAWHHAVTSAEGVPAEKLPKLDPLLGLQPTPSMSATLKYFWVVCALMVVQVIMGGITAHYGVEGNGLYGIPLSDWIPYSLTRTWHVQIGIFWIATSWLATGLFIAPAVSGHEPKFQAAGVHFLWVCLLIIVVGSLAGQWFAVMQKLGFEMNFWFGHQGYEYVDLGRFWQSFLLIGLFLWLFLMARAIWPAFKKQEENRHLLTMFMIASAAIALFYAAGFMWGRHTNLAIAEYWRWWVVHLWVEGFFEVFATVVIAFLFTRMGLIDTKVATTSVLFSTIVFLAGGILGTFHHLYFTGTPTAVLALGATFSALEVVPLVLLGIEGYSHFKVSKAAKWLEAYKWPIYFFIAVAFWNLVGAGIFGFLINPPIALYYMQGLNTTPVHGHTALFGVYGMLGIGLMLFVLKGMAARHVWKDGVIRFAFWSINIGLALMVLISVLPIGFLQTLASVQHGFWYARSAEFMQQPGMDTLRWLRVIGDTIFTVGILALGWFVIGLKVGFSVKGTVDLSLENHPSGK; translated from the coding sequence ATGGGTAATAGGCGGTTGTGGTTATTATTTACTTTCGTCGTCGTGGCATCGTTTGCTGTCTTGGGATACTATGGCAGCGAAATTTACAGGCAGGCCCCACCCATACCGAAGCAAGTTGTAACAACCACAGGTGAAGTTGTTTTTACGGCTGAGCAAATTAAAGATGGGCAGAATGTATGGCAATCCATCGGCGGTCAGCAAGTAGGTTCGATCTGGGGGCACGGAGCTTATGTCGCACCCGACTGGAGTGCCGACTGGCTTCATCGCGAAGCCGTTTTCATGGTAAATGAGCTCGCTCAATCTCAGCACCAGAAAAAATTTGATGATCTGAGTGATGAAGATAAAGCCGCGATAACAAAACGACTCCAAAATGAAATCCGTAAAAATTCCTATAATGTGGAAACAGGAGTCCTCACGATCAGTCCTGCGCGGGCCGCGGCGATACGTGAAAACAGTCGTCACTATTCAGAAATTTTTATGGATGGTCCTGATGGCGATAAACTTCGTGGCGCCTATGCCATTCCTAAAAACGCGATCAAATCAACTGATCGCATGGGAATGATGAATGCATTTTTCTTTTGGACTTCTTGGGCTTGTGTGACCGAAAGACCGGGACACGACATCACTTATACCAACAACTGGCCTCCAGATAAGTTAGTCGGAAATGAAGCGACGGGTTCGCTCTTACTGTGGACAGGTTTCAGTGTGATCTTGCTTCTTGCCGGGATTGCATTGTTAGCTTGGCACCATGCCGTGACTTCAGCAGAAGGAGTTCCAGCAGAAAAGCTCCCAAAGTTGGATCCTTTGTTGGGCTTGCAGCCAACCCCCTCTATGTCAGCGACCTTGAAATATTTCTGGGTGGTGTGTGCTTTGATGGTGGTGCAAGTCATCATGGGCGGGATCACCGCTCACTACGGAGTTGAGGGAAATGGTCTTTACGGAATTCCACTTTCTGATTGGATTCCTTATTCACTCACTCGTACCTGGCATGTGCAGATCGGTATTTTCTGGATTGCGACTTCGTGGCTGGCGACGGGTTTATTTATTGCGCCAGCAGTTTCTGGACATGAACCAAAATTTCAGGCAGCCGGTGTGCACTTCCTTTGGGTGTGCTTACTGATCATCGTTGTGGGGTCGTTAGCAGGTCAGTGGTTTGCAGTGATGCAAAAACTTGGCTTTGAAATGAACTTCTGGTTTGGTCATCAGGGTTATGAGTATGTGGACTTAGGAAGATTCTGGCAGTCTTTCTTGCTTATTGGTTTATTCTTGTGGCTCTTCTTAATGGCCAGAGCGATTTGGCCCGCATTTAAAAAGCAGGAGGAAAATCGCCACCTGTTGACGATGTTTATGATTGCATCCGCGGCCATCGCACTCTTTTATGCCGCGGGCTTTATGTGGGGTCGTCATACCAACTTGGCTATTGCGGAATACTGGAGATGGTGGGTCGTGCATCTTTGGGTGGAAGGATTCTTTGAAGTCTTTGCCACTGTCGTGATTGCGTTCTTATTCACGCGCATGGGACTTATCGATACGAAAGTTGCAACAACCAGCGTGTTGTTTTCAACTATCGTATTTTTAGCGGGTGGTATTTTAGGAACTTTCCATCACTTGTATTTCACGGGAACTCCGACAGCGGTCTTAGCCTTGGGTGCGACCTTCAGTGCTTTGGAAGTTGTTCCATTAGTGTTGCTAGGTATCGAAGGGTACAGTCACTTTAAAGTCAGCAAAGCTGCAAAGTGGTTGGAAGCTTATAAGTGGCCAATTTACTTCTTTATCGCCGTGGCGTTTTGGAACTTGGTCGGTGCCGGTATTTTTGGTTTCTTGATCAATCCACCGATTGCACTCTATTACATGCAAGGTTTGAACACCACGCCGGTGCATGGACATACGGCTTTGTTTGGCGTGTATGGAATGCTTGGTATTGGTTTGATGCTCTTCGTTTTAAAAGGAATGGCCGCACGCCATGTTTGGAAAGACGGTGTGATTCGTTTTGCCTTTTGGTCGATCAATATCGGTCTGGCTTTAATGGTTCTGATCAGCGTTTTGCCAATTGGTTTTCTACAAACATTGGCAAGTGTTCAACATGGTTTTTGGTACGCGCGTTCTGCCGAATTTATGCAGCAACCGGGAATGGATACTTTGCGCTGGTTGCGCGTTATCGGGGACACGATTTTCACGGTTGGAATTCTGGCTTTGGGCTGGTTTGTGATCGGTCTTAAAGTGGGATTTTCGGTCAAAGGTACAGTGGACCTTTCACTGGAAAATCATCCCTCCGGAAAATAG
- a CDS encoding DUF2249 domain-containing protein, which yields MTEFIIEAQKISPQQRHSFIVESFDNLEGGDAIVIVNNHDPLPLLRFFEQNRASEFKQEYIQSGPGVWKVRLTKNKKEGCCGFCGGN from the coding sequence ATGACTGAATTTATCATCGAAGCCCAGAAAATTTCCCCCCAGCAGCGCCACAGTTTTATTGTCGAAAGTTTTGACAACCTGGAGGGCGGGGACGCGATCGTGATCGTGAACAATCATGATCCTTTGCCACTGCTCAGATTTTTCGAGCAAAACCGCGCCAGCGAATTTAAGCAAGAATACATTCAGTCAGGTCCCGGAGTCTGGAAAGTTCGTTTAACGAAAAATAAAAAAGAAGGCTGCTGCGGATTTTGCGGTGGTAACTAA
- a CDS encoding M23 family metallopeptidase — translation MKLKSTARLLALTYSLITLCNFALAEEAIQQEKIRPGEVKFLKFPGGAAHPNFSCRDLRLPIQNSKDGYTVVVSESYFSKLEPFQCVLKDDEKILTKINFTVEPKEFAHENLHVDSTRVVISDEIKKRVEAELALAKQVYASSLDTLQFKEPFISPLKSKITSPFGIKRNYNHGKKIGEHLGIDFRAKVGKKIPAANRGKVVLSQEFYMSGNIVIIDHGIGIFTVYNHLSKRLVTVGDMVEKGQIIGLAGKTGRVSGPHLHWGANIQGNLVDGFNLVDESSRYFKP, via the coding sequence ATGAAACTAAAAAGCACAGCCCGCCTCTTAGCCTTAACATATTCTCTGATCACGCTTTGTAATTTCGCTTTGGCGGAAGAAGCCATTCAGCAAGAAAAAATCAGACCGGGCGAGGTGAAGTTTCTAAAATTCCCTGGCGGAGCCGCTCATCCCAACTTTTCCTGCCGCGATTTGCGTTTACCCATTCAAAATAGCAAGGATGGCTATACTGTCGTTGTTTCTGAAAGTTACTTTTCAAAACTGGAACCGTTTCAATGCGTCTTAAAGGATGACGAAAAGATTCTGACTAAAATTAACTTTACAGTTGAGCCTAAAGAATTCGCTCACGAAAATCTGCATGTCGATTCCACTCGCGTCGTTATTTCTGATGAAATCAAAAAACGTGTGGAAGCAGAGCTGGCTTTAGCTAAACAGGTGTATGCCTCTTCCTTAGATACCCTGCAATTTAAAGAACCATTTATTTCTCCGCTTAAAAGCAAGATCACAAGTCCTTTCGGAATTAAACGAAATTACAACCATGGCAAAAAAATTGGCGAACACTTGGGTATCGATTTCCGCGCGAAAGTCGGTAAGAAAATTCCCGCTGCCAATCGCGGTAAAGTCGTACTATCCCAAGAATTCTATATGTCAGGAAATATCGTGATCATCGATCACGGGATTGGTATCTTTACAGTCTACAATCACCTTTCCAAACGCCTCGTCACCGTTGGTGACATGGTAGAAAAAGGTCAAATCATCGGTCTGGCCGGAAAAACCGGGCGAGTCTCCGGCCCTCACCTTCACTGGGGAGCTAATATCCAAGGAAACTTGGTCGACGGCTTTAATCTGGTCGACGAGAGCTCACGCTATTTTAAACCTTAA